A stretch of DNA from Cryptomeria japonica chromosome 4, Sugi_1.0, whole genome shotgun sequence:
CAATCAATGCTCTTCTCAGCAGAGGCAAACTCTAGCAGAACCGATCTAGACTCATGCAAGGTAGGGCAAACTTCCAATTACTAgccttcttcatctacaaaggaAAGGCAAGAGTGTGAATGATTTATTAATTCCAGCTTTTGAGATAGAGCAATTTTTAGACTTTTTTTTTACCCCACTtgttaatttttatgattttattgcacTATGAAATTCTGATTTTTAAACAAAAGCAAATATTGTTAGATGAATTGACAATGTAATTGTGTTTTTGTCTTGTAGGCTATCTTTTGGACGGGGCAATCTTCTAGTTTCCACACACTTACTGCTCAAGGTGAGTAATGAATTCTTAAAACATCCTCACTACCAGTTAGTTTTGTTTCTTTATCTACTGAGATCAATAGTAAAAAATATTGCAAGTGAGTTGTATGAAATAAGATAGCATTCATAGAGATCAGACTAAGAACCATAAAGGTCATAGTGTAGCCATAAAAGACATAGAGATCATTAAAGTGATCATGGTGATCAAACAATGTCATCCTCAGATGAAATTTTGTCATTTGATGGCAGAAATACCTCATCATTAATGGGACCTAAATCTACAAATAAATTAATACTAGCATTTTCATGATCTTCATCACCTTCAACTACAAGCAAATTAAAATCAATAAATTCATCATCTTCATGGACTTGATGCCCATGTGGTTGCTCATGTCCTTCGAACACTTCAATAAACTCATCATGATCTTCATCCTGGTCATATGCATCATTGACAATAAAATTTTCATCATCTCCATCTATGTTATTTTCATCATCAAGGGGGACTTCTGCATCTTCATTGTCTTCAACATATGTTACTCTTCGTCCTCTTGGATCATAATCAAGAACAAATGACCAACCAGGTTGTTCTAAATTTGGAATGAAAAATATATAGTCACATTGATTTGGAAACACATAAGGTTCAGAAGTGGCTTCAAACCTACATGTATTAATCATATGGAATCCATTGTTGTGCATAAAGATAGTTTTTTCTTCACCCACTTTGATAAGCTTGTACCattcaacatgaaaaataacttTCTTGAAAGACATAAAATCAAGCTCTATAATATCCTCCAGCACTCCATAATAGTGAAGTGTGCTTGTGATTGGTTGTCTATCATTTGCATGTGAACGACATTCCACCTCAAATGATGTTGAAACTCCACAATCataagtttgtctcttttcatcaacctTTTTGATGCGAAAGTGATGACCAAAATTCCACATTCCTTTGTAATATATTACCTAAATTCATATAAATATTAGCTAATTAGATTCGAGAATGCAAAAGTTAAAAGagaatttattaaatatctccaatATGTTACTATATATGTATCACCTCCCCATTTACAGATCCTTTCATGAAATTCAGTTGTTGTTGTGTCACTCTATTCCTCCCTTTTGTTGCCTCGTGTTCAATATTGGTCTTTAGCCAACTCCACGAGCATCTCTCTGGCCATTTTCTTTTATGGCTTGTAGGCAATCCTCGAGCAGTGTTTTGaccatgtatattatatatattggCCCATGCCTTTTCATCCTCTAATTTCTTTTGTTCAGTGTACTTCTCCATCCATTCCAACATAAAGTCAGAATTGTATGCAACATACAAATGTAATGCTTCCCACTCCTTAGCATCTACAATGACAAATATAATTGTTCaatgatttaataattatttaaagccATGTATtataaaatttaagataaaaaCAACTACTTCCAACTTTTTTGTATACCTTTTATCCTCTTTGAAGTCCCTTGACCTTCTAATTTTTCTCCCTCAAATGATTGAGGTTGGTTATAATTCCATAATTGTGGAGCTTGAAAATGGAATTGAGGTAAGTACTCACTCAAATGAACCATCGCTTGGAAAACCATGTACCCCTCAACCATGGACCCTTGCAGTCGAGCCTTTTGCCTAACAAATTGTTTTAAAACCTTCATATATCTCTCCACAAGCCACATTGTTCGAATATGAATAGGACCACATTGTTCAATCTCTTCTACCAGGTGTACAAGGTAGTGCTCTTGAGAATTAAAAAAGCTTGGAGGGAAGCACATTTGAATATCacacatcaaaagtgaaacatTCCTCTTCCAATACTTCAAATCATCTAGATGTATCTCTTTAGATGAGAACCACCTACAAGTTTTGAGATGTATTACAATAAAGACTTATGATCACTTCAAAACTGTAAGTCATGGAAGAGTACGAATGATCGATTCAAAATGCCTCAAATATTTGGATAATTTGTAAATAGTCAAACTAACATCACAATCAAAAGTGCTTGGTATTCCTGCAGGCAACACATACTGCATGAACATTAACAAATAATAATGTTAATAATATACATGAATTGATATTATCACTAGGATTTACAAATTCATAATTATGTTTCCAAGTACTACAAAGTTACCTTTATCCAATTGTGCCAATCATGTATTTTTAGGCCCGAGAACTCTGATCCATCTCTCGTGAATAAGTTTTTTAATGTTGCACCAAAGCCAGAAGGAAATCTTATGCTTTTCATTGTAtcaatgatgttttctttctcctttGATGTAAAAGTCCACGGAGCATGATTATATGAGTTGTTTTCATGCAACCACATGTTGGGCATGACATTAACAACTTGGAGGTCCTTTCGTAACTTTATTTGTGCTTCAAGGTTGATTCCATTTAGATGTTTCCACAAGAACTCTGCCACATTTTTCCCAATGTGAATAGTATCAAATAGGTGGGCTATTGGCAAGTTCTCATAATAGTCCAATTTGTAGAAAATAGAGAGTCTTTTCATTCCTGGTGGAAAGCCTGTCCCTTCTTTTTTGTCATACATTGCTTTCCACTTAACAGGGTTCATCCTTCTTGGCTTCCTCATTTCCACTTCCTTTCCATTGAACATGTATTTGTTACGTATTCGATAGTGATGATTTTGTGGTAAGAATTGTCTATACTCATCATATATAGTTTATTGAGATCCTTTGACTGCCTATACAACATTTTTGGCCCACATGATGGACAACCATGTTTCCCCTTTGTTTGTAGCCCTGAAACAATAATGCAAACCACATTTACTAAATGGTACAATGGACACTATAATTATAAATGCAATTTACAATATATTACCACAACAAATAGAGAGCCccggggcatcatgaattgtctaGATAAGCATTGCTTGAAAGAGGAAGTTTCTATCATTGATAGGTCTTGATACATCAAGCATATTTACACCATCCCATAATTCACGAAGCTCATCAATGAGGAGCTCCATGTATACATCCATATCCTTTACCTGATACTTCCCTAAGTAAACAAGAATTTTTTTATCAGGGTTTAACTGAATTgacatattttaatataatattcaAGAAATCACTGCATTCATATATTC
This window harbors:
- the LOC131066792 gene encoding uncharacterized protein LOC131066792 isoform X1 codes for the protein MCDIQMCFPPSFFNSQEHYLVHLVEEIEQCGPIHIRTMWLVERYMKVLKQFVRQKARLQGSMVEGYMVFQAMVHLSEYLPQFHFQAPQLWNYNQPQSFEGEKLEGQGTSKRIKDAKEWEALHLYVAYNSDFMLEWMEKYTEQKKLEDEKAWANIYNIHGQNTARGLPTSHKRKWPERCSWSWLKTNIEHEATKGRNRVTQQQLNFMKGSVNGEVIYYKGMWNFGHHFRIKKVDEKRQTYDCGVSTSFEVECRSHANDRQPITSTLHYYGVLEDIIELDFMSFKKVIFHVEWYKLIKVGEEKTIFMHNNGFHMINTCRFEATSEPYVFPNQCDYIFFIPNLEQPGWSFVLDYDPRGRRVTYVEDNEDAEVPLDDENNIDGDDENFIVNDAYDQDEDHDEFIEVFEGHEQPHGHQVHEDDEFIDFNLLVVEGDEDHENASINLFVDLGPINDEVFLPSNDKISSEDDIV